The following nucleotide sequence is from Aneurinibacillus soli.
AGACAACCTGGAAAGTGTATGCAATGCCTGTCATAACAAGTTGCATCCAGAGAAGGGACAGAGTAAGGATAAACCAAAGAAGAGGCGTAAGGTGAAAGTGATACGATCGCAAGCGAATCAAGAAGTGTGGTGATGGTCGCATGAAGTAATATAGAATTTATAAAAAATAGCAAAGGGTGATGAAGACTTTGGAAGCACAACATACAATGGTTAATTGCGATGATTGCAAGCAAGACTTTTCGCTAACTTCTATCGAACAGAAGAAGCTTGATAATGGAGTAGAGCGAAATTACTTTATCTGTCCACATTGCCAAAGGCAGTATACAGCTTTCTATACCAATCAGAAGGTAAGACGTAACCAGGCCAAGATTACCGCATTAGGACGAGAGGTACAGCATGCCACTACGTTAAACAAATCTAATCGCTTGCGTAAGCAGATAGAAGAATTGTCGGAGGATAATAAGCGTGAGATGGATCGTTTAAAACGAGAGTTTGATAGCGAAGAGTAAGTAAGCCCCCCTACCCTGCAAGTTGGAAAGGGATATGGCTACAGACCGGCGTGGCCCTTCGCTTGTACCACGCATAAAATTTTAGATTAAGGGGGGTGCCCTGGAAGGGAGTGTTGTGATATGGCGGTACCCACTGCGAAGAAGATTCGGGAGTATCTCGGTGATAACTACCAAGAATCAGACGAGGAGTTAATTCAGCTCTATATCGAGACACACAAATATTACCGGAGACTTAAAAAAGAGGTGGAGAAAACCCCGTTGATGCTTGAACATACTAACAAATCCGGGGCTACGAACACCGTTAAAAATCCGCTGGCAATCGAGGTTACAAAGACCGTTCAAACACTCAATAATCTTCTGAAATCACTTGGACTCACACCAGCTCAACGTAAGAAAGTAGGGGTGGCTGGGGACGACGATGACGACGATTTCGATAACTTCTAGTCCGAAAGAGATTGAAAAATGGTATAGAAAATGGCACGAAAAACAGGTTAAAAAGCGTCATATTCTCAATGATTTCTCACCAAAATTGCTTACAACTTGGTATACAGAGCGTGTGATCAACGGGGAAATCGTGGCTGGTAAAAAGGTTGTACAAGCTTGTCAGCGGCACTTAAACGATTTGGAGCGACAAGGCACAGAAGACTTTCCGTACATCTTTGATGAGGATCGCGCACACCGTCCGATCAAATTCATTGAGCAATACTGTCGACCATCAAAAGGTGATTATCAAAAACTTGTCCTGCAACCGTGGCAGCACTTCACAATCGGATCGTTGTATGGCTGGGTGCATAAAGATACTGGAGTCCGTCGCTTCCGTGAGGGGCTTATTTTCATTGGTCGGAAGAACGGGAAGACAACAAAGATTAGTGGTCTGTCGTTGTACTCCTTATCGAAAGACAACGAGAGAGGCGCAAAGGTGTATGTACTTGCCAACACTAAGCAGCAGGCGGGGGAGCTTTTCAATGAGAGTCGGGCAATGGTCCAGAAATCTCCGTCTCTGCGCAAGAGAGTGCGCGAGAATCAGAAAGGGATATATTTTGACAAGACCTTCAGCTCCATAGAAGCCCGTGCATCTGATAGCGAGAAGTTGGATGGCCTGAATACTCATCTTGGCATCTTTGATGAGATCCATGAATTCAAGGATTTTAAACTGATCAATGTCATCAAACGTTCGTGGTCGGCTCGTAAGCAACCAATGGTCGTATACATTACAACAGCAGGATACCAGCTTGACGGCCCACTGATAGAGTATTACGAGATTGCTGCGGATGTTCTGAACGGGGCATTGGAACAAGAGCGCAAATTCTACTTTATGGCCGAGCTCGACGATGAAAATGAGATCGAGAATCCGGCCATGTGGATTAAAGCTAATCCGAACGTCGGGGTTACGCTCAACCTCCCGGAACTGGTGCAGGACTTCAATACGGATCGTCATGTGCCGCAAGAGTACAATGACTGGGTGACGAAGCAATTCAATCTCTTTGTAGACAATAGTGAGCAGTCATTCCTGTCGTTTGAAGTGCTTAAGCGGAATGACAGCGTGATTGATGAGAAACTGCTTGAAGGAAAAGGATGCATCGGCTCGTTTGACCTTTCTGACAGTGAAGATTTTACGAGTGCATGCCTTGAATTCCCTCTTGATGATGGGCGAGTATTTGTGCTATCTCATACGTGGATACCGGAAGCTAAAGTGAAGAAGGAAAATGAGAATATCCCGTATCGCGTATATGAGAAAGAGGGGCTTTTAACCATTATTCCGGGAGAATACGTGAAAAAAGAGTACATTTTCGACTGGTTCGTAGAAAAATCTGAGCGTTTTCCAATCGAAAATATTATGTATGATCCGGCGAAAGCGTTCGGTCTTGTCGAGTCATTGAAGGCACATGGATTCGAATGCGAAGTGGTGCGACAGGGATTTCTTACGCTTGGTCCGGCATTGGACAATGCCAAAGAATTGTTCTTGGATGGGAAAGTAGTATTCAACAATAATCGGCTATTTCGTTGGTACATCAACAACGTGAAGTTGGTTGAGGACCGTAATCGCAATAAAATGCCTACCAAACAAGGTCGCTACCGTAAAATTGACGGTTTTGCGGCCTTTTTGAATGCGCACACCGTGGTTATGAAGAAACTGGCCGTTCCAACTGCGAGTGGCAACGTTGACTTTGTATCGATCAAAGACCTGCTAAGGGGGTGATGACAATTTGAATCTATGGCAGCGAACCAAGATGGCTTGGAAGGTGATCCGAAACAAGGCAACTCAGGTTGATGAGAACTTTTCGAAGTGGTTTCGTGGAGGTCGGTCTATATTTCTAAGCGGTAATAATAGCAAGCTCGCTTCCAACGAAACGATATTTGCGGCAGTTTCGCGTCTATCGAACTCGATGGCGACTCTTCCACTCAAATTTTTTAAGGAGTTCAGCCCTGTTTATACGGAGCTATCTGATTTGATCTCCAATTCACCTAACAACAACATGACGAGCTTTGATTTCATTCGGATACTTGAGACACACAGGAACGTGCATGGTAATGGTTATGCACTGAAGATGTACGGTAGACACTACAGTGTTACATCCCTGGTCATACTCGACCCGACATGTGTCGAGCCTGTTGTTGAGCAGGAAACGGGTGAACTTTGGTATGAGATCAATGGCGAAAAAGGCCGTTATTACGTCCACAATCTCGATATGATCCATATTAAACACATTCATACCACGCAAAACGGTTATAAAGGGATCAGCCCAATTGATGTGTTGCGCAACACTATCGATTTTGACAGAGAGGTCCGTGAGTTCAGTCTTAGTCAGATGGAGGGTGGCATTCATGCCTCGTTTATTTTGAAGTACGCTGCTCATATCGGTAAAGAGAAGAAAGCTGAGATTTTGGAAAACTTCAAGTCGTTTTACAAGGACAACGGCGGTGTTCTGATCCAGGAGTCAGGCGTTGAAATTGACCCAATCACACGAAATTTTATTGATACAAAGGTGTTTGAAGTTGAAAAAATAACGCGCACGCGGGTCGCAACAGTGTTCAATATGCCAGTTAGCATGCTGGGGGAAACGGATGGAGCCAGCTACTCCAGCATGGAGCAGATGAGTCTTGAGTTTGTGACCTACACGCTGTTGCCGATTGTCCGGCAATACGAGCAGGAATTCAATCGAAAATTATTGACGCCACAGGAGCGCCAGAGAGGACTGTATTTCAAGTTCAATCTGAGCGCTCTTTTACGTGGGGATACATCCACCAGGGGCGAGTTCTACTTCAAGATGGTGCGTTCGGGTGTGTTTAAGCCGAATGAGATTCGGGCGTGGGAGGAGCTACCACCGGAAGTAGGTGGAGAGAAGCTTTATATCAGTGGTGATTTGTATCCAATTGATACGCCGCCAAGTGAACGGAAGGGGGTGAAAGCAAGTGAGCAAGAAGTTTTGGGAATTTAAAAACCAAACGAGTACTGAGGCTGACCTTTATTTGTACATCGAGATTGCGTCATGGGGTGGCGGCTATTATGCGCACTCAGCTAAGAGTTTCAAAGGCGAGTTGGATTCGCTCGGTGAGATCAAGACACTGAACGTATACGTCAATTCGCCAGGCGGTGATGTGTTTGAGGGTGTAGCGATATACAACATGCTCAAGCGTCATAAAGCTCATGTAAACGTGCATGTAGATGGACTGGCTGCTTCTATTGCTTCGGTGATTGCGATGGCTGGAGATACGATTTATATGCCTTCTAACGCCATGCTGATGATTCATAATGCGTGGATGTATACAGCTGGTGATTCGAATGCGCTTAGAGAAGCTGCAGACATGCTGGATAAGGTGAACACTTCTCTACGACAGTCATACCTCGACAAAGCTGGTGACGCGCTCTCTGAAGAGGACTTGACTACACTCATGGACAATGAGACGTGGCTAACGGCTCAGGAGGCTTTTGACTACGGTCTATGCGATGTGGTAGGCGAATCGAAGCAAGTTGCGGCTTCTATCAGTAAGGACCTGTTTGCTAAATACCGGAATGTCCCGGAGGAAGTGGCTGAAATGGCCGAGCCAGCACCGCAACCTGCTGCTTTTACGGACGAAAACCGCCAAAAAATCATTCAAAACACAAAATCTGAGCTTGAAAATTTAAACTCATACCTGGGAGGTATATTGAATGCCTAAAACACTGTTTGATCTCAAAAATGACCTGGTAACACTCGGAAAAGCACTTGCTGCAGCTAAGGAACAAAAGATCGCAGAAGCATCGAAACCAGATGCTGACATTGAAACAATTAAGGCCTTGGAAACGAAAGAAGTGAATCTGAAAGCTCGGTTCGACATCTTGCAAAGAGAACACGACGAAATGGAAGCCGAGCAACTGAAAAATTTGCAACGTAACCCAATCAAAGGGGCTGCCGATCCGAAAGCAAAGATTACGGCTGCGAAGGCAGAACTGTACCGTGCAACGGTTCGGGGCCGCAACATTTCGAGCGACGTAAAAGCTGCACTCGGTGATAACAATACAACTGGCGGCGAGAAAATACTGCCGACAACGATGACGAATGAATTGCTGCACGAACCTTTCGTTAAGAACCCGTTGCGCGACCATTCGACGTTCACAAGTGTGACGAATCTTGAAATTCCTAAGATCGACTTCACACTTGACGACGATGATTTTATTGCGGATACAGAAACAGCAAAAGAGATTAAGGCCGAAGGTGATGTTGTCACTTTTGGGCGTCACAAATTCAAGGTGTTTGTTCCGATCTCCGAAACGATCCTGACTGCAACAGATACGAACCTTGTCCAAACGGTAGATCAAGCCTTGCAAAGCGGGTTGGCTGCTAAGGAGAAGAAAGTGGCGTTTGCTACTACACCTAAGGCGGGTGAGGAGCACATGTCCTTCTACTCGGTACAAAACGGTATCAAGGAAGTTACAGGTGCTGATCTGTACAAGGCAATCAAAGCTGCTTTAGCTGACCTGCACGAAGATTACCGCGAGAATGCCAAAATCACTATGCGCTATGCGGATTATCTGGACATCATCGAGACACTGGCGAACGGCAGTACGGCTCTTTACAGCGCGCAACCTGAACAAGTTCTCGGAAAACCAGTTGTATTTTGCGATGCAGCAGTCAATCCGGTCGTTGGTGATCTGCGCTATTCACACTTCAATTATGATCCACAAGCGCTGTATGACCGCGACAAAGATGTGAAAACAGGTATTGAATTGTTTGCACTAACTGCATGGGTGGACCACAAGATCAAGCTAAAATCAGCATTCCGCATTGCGAAAAAAGCACCGACTGTATAACGGAGGGATGCTGAATGGCAGGTCCGGCATTGGATGAGTTGAAAACATATCTACGTATCGATGGAAGCGAGGATGATATGATTCTGGAGCTTCTTACACAGGGGGCGATAGAATACCTTGCGAATGCAGGTGTGCCAGAATCAGAGAGTGCATTGTACAAGCTCGGTGTCATGCTCTACGTGGCACTTCACTATGAGAATCGTGATCCAAGCATGAGAATGGATAAGTTCAGCTTTGCGCTCGAAAGTATCATTCTTCAGCTGGAAGATTACAGGTAAGGCGGTGAGGAAAATGGCAAAGTATCCGGTACTGAATGCTTTTGTGGATAAGAATACAGCAGCCTATTACGAGTCTGGTAGTGTTTACGAAACGAAAGATGAGGAAAGAGCTTCCGATCTGCAAGATATGGAGTTTATTGGAGAAGAGATGAAGCCACAGCGGAAGGGGCGGGCCACGGATGAACATCGGAAGACTGCGGCACCGGGTGATGTTGCAAAGTCGGACAACCATTCGTAATGAAGAGGGATTTGAGGATGAATCTTGGACAGACGTTGCGACTGTCTGGGCTGCTGTCGAACCCCTGCGCGGACGAGAATACTTTGCTGCGGCAGCAGTAAATGCCGAGAATACCGTGCGGATTCGGAT
It contains:
- a CDS encoding phage terminase small subunit P27 family; translated protein: MAVPTAKKIREYLGDNYQESDEELIQLYIETHKYYRRLKKEVEKTPLMLEHTNKSGATNTVKNPLAIEVTKTVQTLNNLLKSLGLTPAQRKKVGVAGDDDDDDFDNF
- a CDS encoding terminase large subunit, whose protein sequence is MTTISITSSPKEIEKWYRKWHEKQVKKRHILNDFSPKLLTTWYTERVINGEIVAGKKVVQACQRHLNDLERQGTEDFPYIFDEDRAHRPIKFIEQYCRPSKGDYQKLVLQPWQHFTIGSLYGWVHKDTGVRRFREGLIFIGRKNGKTTKISGLSLYSLSKDNERGAKVYVLANTKQQAGELFNESRAMVQKSPSLRKRVRENQKGIYFDKTFSSIEARASDSEKLDGLNTHLGIFDEIHEFKDFKLINVIKRSWSARKQPMVVYITTAGYQLDGPLIEYYEIAADVLNGALEQERKFYFMAELDDENEIENPAMWIKANPNVGVTLNLPELVQDFNTDRHVPQEYNDWVTKQFNLFVDNSEQSFLSFEVLKRNDSVIDEKLLEGKGCIGSFDLSDSEDFTSACLEFPLDDGRVFVLSHTWIPEAKVKKENENIPYRVYEKEGLLTIIPGEYVKKEYIFDWFVEKSERFPIENIMYDPAKAFGLVESLKAHGFECEVVRQGFLTLGPALDNAKELFLDGKVVFNNNRLFRWYINNVKLVEDRNRNKMPTKQGRYRKIDGFAAFLNAHTVVMKKLAVPTASGNVDFVSIKDLLRG
- a CDS encoding phage portal protein, giving the protein MNLWQRTKMAWKVIRNKATQVDENFSKWFRGGRSIFLSGNNSKLASNETIFAAVSRLSNSMATLPLKFFKEFSPVYTELSDLISNSPNNNMTSFDFIRILETHRNVHGNGYALKMYGRHYSVTSLVILDPTCVEPVVEQETGELWYEINGEKGRYYVHNLDMIHIKHIHTTQNGYKGISPIDVLRNTIDFDREVREFSLSQMEGGIHASFILKYAAHIGKEKKAEILENFKSFYKDNGGVLIQESGVEIDPITRNFIDTKVFEVEKITRTRVATVFNMPVSMLGETDGASYSSMEQMSLEFVTYTLLPIVRQYEQEFNRKLLTPQERQRGLYFKFNLSALLRGDTSTRGEFYFKMVRSGVFKPNEIRAWEELPPEVGGEKLYISGDLYPIDTPPSERKGVKASEQEVLGI
- a CDS encoding head maturation protease, ClpP-related, translated to MSKKFWEFKNQTSTEADLYLYIEIASWGGGYYAHSAKSFKGELDSLGEIKTLNVYVNSPGGDVFEGVAIYNMLKRHKAHVNVHVDGLAASIASVIAMAGDTIYMPSNAMLMIHNAWMYTAGDSNALREAADMLDKVNTSLRQSYLDKAGDALSEEDLTTLMDNETWLTAQEAFDYGLCDVVGESKQVAASISKDLFAKYRNVPEEVAEMAEPAPQPAAFTDENRQKIIQNTKSELENLNSYLGGILNA
- a CDS encoding phage major capsid protein, which encodes MPKTLFDLKNDLVTLGKALAAAKEQKIAEASKPDADIETIKALETKEVNLKARFDILQREHDEMEAEQLKNLQRNPIKGAADPKAKITAAKAELYRATVRGRNISSDVKAALGDNNTTGGEKILPTTMTNELLHEPFVKNPLRDHSTFTSVTNLEIPKIDFTLDDDDFIADTETAKEIKAEGDVVTFGRHKFKVFVPISETILTATDTNLVQTVDQALQSGLAAKEKKVAFATTPKAGEEHMSFYSVQNGIKEVTGADLYKAIKAALADLHEDYRENAKITMRYADYLDIIETLANGSTALYSAQPEQVLGKPVVFCDAAVNPVVGDLRYSHFNYDPQALYDRDKDVKTGIELFALTAWVDHKIKLKSAFRIAKKAPTV
- a CDS encoding head-tail connector protein produces the protein MAGPALDELKTYLRIDGSEDDMILELLTQGAIEYLANAGVPESESALYKLGVMLYVALHYENRDPSMRMDKFSFALESIILQLEDYR
- a CDS encoding phage head closure protein, which gives rise to MNIGRLRHRVMLQSRTTIRNEEGFEDESWTDVATVWAAVEPLRGREYFAAAAVNAENTVRIRMRYRLGITPDMRLLYGMRIFEIQSMIDPDERHRELHLMCKEVASHGDDGSAGDAATTG